From Prionailurus viverrinus isolate Anna chromosome B2, UM_Priviv_1.0, whole genome shotgun sequence, the proteins below share one genomic window:
- the LOC125165834 gene encoding olfactory receptor 2G6-like: MERTNGSTSSGFLLLGFSDRPQLETPLFVVILMGYVLSCLGNGTIILLSLWDPRLHTPMYCFLSNLSFMDLCLTTCTVPQTLANLKGRDKTITYGGCVTQLLIALGLGGVECVLLSVMAYDRYAAVCRPLHYLTIMHPQLCLHLVLTAWLTGFGNSVLQTALTMTLPLCGRNQVDHFFCEVPVMLKLACADTSFNEAELFAVSVFFLVVPLSLILVSYGHITRAVLKIKSAQGRRKAFGTCGSHLMVVVIFFGTLISMYLQPPSSYSQDVNKSIALFYTLVTPLLNPLIYTLRNKEVKGALRRLVRGTAGSRGS, from the coding sequence ATGGAAAGAACGAATGGCAGCACCTCCTCAGGATTCCTCCTCCTGGGCTTCTCTGACAGGCCTCAGCTGGAGACGCCTCTCTTTGTGGTCATCCTGATGGGCTACGTCCTGAGCTGTCTAGGCAATGGCACCATTATACTCCTGTCGCTGTGGGACCCTCGCCTGCACACCCCCATGTATTGCTTCCTCTCCAACCTCTCTTTCATGGACCTGTGTCTGACCACCTGCACCGTCCCTCAGACTCTGGCCAACCTCAAGGGGCGGGACAAGACCATCACCTATGGCGGCTGCGTGACCCAGCTCCTCATCGCCCTGGGGCTCGGGGGCGTGGAGTGTGTGCTCTTGTCGgtcatggcctatgaccgctacgCCGCCGTGTGCCGCCCACTGCACTACCTGACCATCATGCACCCGCAGCTCTGCCTGCACCTGGTGCTCACTGCTTGGCTCACAGGGTTCGGCAACTCGGTGCTACAGACGGCCCTGACCATGACCCTGCCCCTGTGCGGGAGAAACCAGGTGGACCATTTCTTCTGTGAAGTGCCGGTGATGCTCAAGCTGGCCTGTGCCGACACCTCCTTCAACGAGGCTGAACTCTTTGCAGTCAGTGTCTTCTTCCTCGTGGTGCCTCTGTCGCTCATCTTAGTGTCCTACGGCCACATCACCAGGGCCGTCCTAAAGATCAAGTCGGCCCAGGGCAGACGGAAGGCCTTCGGAACCTGCGGTTCCCACCTGATGGTGGTGGTCATCTTCTTTGGCACACTCATCTCCATGTACCTCCAGCCTCCCTCCAGCTACTCGCAGGATGTCAACAAGAGCATTGCTCTCTTCTACACTCTGGTGACTCCCCTACTGAATCCCCTCATTTACACTCTGAGGAACAAGGAGGTCAAGGGGGCACTGAGGAGACTGGTGAGAGGAACCGCAGGCTCCAGAGGGAGCTAA